Within Bacillus solimangrovi, the genomic segment AATTTTTAATTAACTTTGAAAATACCGTTATCGTTGTCTCACATGACCGACACTTCTTAAATAAAGTGTGTACACATATTGCTGACCTAGACTATGGTAAAATCCAAATCTTCGTTGGTAACTATGATTTCTGGTATGAATCAAGCCAACTAGCAACAAAAATGCAACAAGATCAAAATAAGAAAAAAGAAGAAAAGATTAAAGAACTTCAAAACTTCATTGCTCGCTTTAGTGCAAATGCATCGAAATCTAAACAAGCGACATCACGTAAAAAGTTGCTAGATAAAATTACTCTTGATGATATTCAACCCTCATCACGTCGTTATCCATTTGTTGGGTTCACACCTGATCGTGAAATTGGAAATGACTTATTACGTATAGAAGGTCTTACGAAAACAATCGATGGTGAAAAAGTCTTAGACAATGTTACATTTACGATGAATAAAGATGACAAAATCGCACTTGTTGGACCAAATGAAATTGCAAAGACTACACTTCTTAAAATCTTAACAGGTGAAATGGAAGCTGATAGTGGTACATTCAAATGGGGTGTAACGACAAGTCAATCCTACTTCCCGAAAGATAACTCTGAATTCTTTGAGGGTGTTGACTTGAACTTAGTTGATTGGTTACGTCAATATTCACCTCAAGATGATACAGAAACATTTTTACGTGGTTTCCTAGGTAGAATGTTGTTTAGTGGGGATGAAGTATTGAAAAAAGCAAGTGTTCTTTCTGGTGGTGAGAAAGTACGATGCATGCTTTCTAAAATGATGCTAAGTGGAGCTAATGTGATTCTTCTTGATGAACCTACTAACCACTTAGACCTTGAATCGATTACAGCATTAAACAATGGATTAATTAGTTTTAAAGGTTCGATGATCTTCTCTTCTCATGACCATCAATTTGTAGATACTATTGCAAATCGCATTATTGAACTTACACCAAATGGTTTAGTTGATAAAGCAATGAGCTATGATGAGTATTTACAAGATAAAGATGTTCAGAAGAAATTAGCGGAACTATATAACTAAAAAGATGAGCGGATAGCTGTACTTCAGCTTTCCGCTCATCTCATTATTATAACCATTTTAATAGTTCCGAAAGTTCATCTATACATTTTTCATGGATATTATGCATCCTTTGAATCTCAGCCATCGTTAAGTTACGCACTTGCCCAACCGAATGCACACCATGTTGTTTAAGTATCGTGTATGTACGAACAGTTAGTTGCATCTTCTCAATTGGCGTATCGTCTGTTAGTTTCATATGATAAATGATTTCATCTGATTCACTTCGTTGATCCCTATTGAATAGTAACATATACATCTTCTTTTTCACGGGTTTGTTCACTAAACTCGCCCCCTCTAATCAAACTGTAAAACCTGATCCTATTAATACCATATCTATAAATGGAAAGCAATGAATAATTTATCGAGACGACAATCATCTCATAATAAAAGAGTACAAACAAGAATGATAGCTTGTTGTACCCTTCTCTTTATATTGTACTCAAAATTATTTCGTTATAATAATCACTATTATTCATGAGATAAAGGATATGTCCAGAACCTCTCAGTCTTTAACCATTCAAATAATTGTTCATCATTCACCTTTTCTCTTGATTTCACAGCGGAAGAAAGACCTGAAACTTGTGATTGATGTGCATATATTGCCTTTTTCTTCTGTTCGATTACTTCACTAACATCTCTAACTATATCAGGATTTCCAAGTTCTTGTTCAGAGTTATGAGCAAATGCTACACCGTGAATAACAGGCCGATTATGAGCTGGCAAACGTTTAACTGCCTCGACAACTGCACTAGCCATTGCTTCATGATCAGGATGTACACAATAATTGGGATAGAATGTTATGATTAACGATGGATTTAGTTCATCAATCGCATCTGAAACCATTTTAATGATCTTTTCTTCATCTTCAAATTCGATCGTTTTATCATGTAGACCAAGCATACGCAAATCTTCTATCCCAACAGCCTTACAAGCTTCCTGTAATTCATTTTTTCGAATTTGAGGTAGAGATTCACGGGTTGCCGTTGGCGGCTGTCCCAAATTCCTCCCCATTTCTCCTAATGTCCCACACATATATGTGACAGGTATTCCTTGCTTTCGATATAAAGCTATTGACCCAGAAACGCCAAACGCTTCATCGTCTGGATGTGGAAAAATAACGAGTACATGCCTTTCCATTTTTGTTTACCACCTTTATGA encodes:
- a CDS encoding ABC-F family ATP-binding cassette domain-containing protein yields the protein MITVNNVGLRFGGRKLFEDVNIKFTPGNCYGLIGANGAGKSTFLKILSGDIEAQSGDVHMNPGERLAVLKQDHFEYEEFEVLKTVIMGYERLYEVMQEKDAIYMKGDFSEEDGMRAAELEGEFAEMNGWEAESDAAILLKGLGISEDLHTKKMAELTGGEKVKVLLAQALFGKPDVLLLDEPTNHLDIKAIQWLEEFLINFENTVIVVSHDRHFLNKVCTHIADLDYGKIQIFVGNYDFWYESSQLATKMQQDQNKKKEEKIKELQNFIARFSANASKSKQATSRKKLLDKITLDDIQPSSRRYPFVGFTPDREIGNDLLRIEGLTKTIDGEKVLDNVTFTMNKDDKIALVGPNEIAKTTLLKILTGEMEADSGTFKWGVTTSQSYFPKDNSEFFEGVDLNLVDWLRQYSPQDDTETFLRGFLGRMLFSGDEVLKKASVLSGGEKVRCMLSKMMLSGANVILLDEPTNHLDLESITALNNGLISFKGSMIFSSHDHQFVDTIANRIIELTPNGLVDKAMSYDEYLQDKDVQKKLAELYN
- a CDS encoding DNA-directed RNA polymerase subunit alpha C-terminal domain-containing protein, with product MNKPVKKKMYMLLFNRDQRSESDEIIYHMKLTDDTPIEKMQLTVRTYTILKQHGVHSVGQVRNLTMAEIQRMHNIHEKCIDELSELLKWL
- the bshB2 gene encoding bacillithiol biosynthesis deacetylase BshB2, which codes for MERHVLVIFPHPDDEAFGVSGSIALYRKQGIPVTYMCGTLGEMGRNLGQPPTATRESLPQIRKNELQEACKAVGIEDLRMLGLHDKTIEFEDEEKIIKMVSDAIDELNPSLIITFYPNYCVHPDHEAMASAVVEAVKRLPAHNRPVIHGVAFAHNSEQELGNPDIVRDVSEVIEQKKKAIYAHQSQVSGLSSAVKSREKVNDEQLFEWLKTERFWTYPLSHE